Proteins encoded in a region of the Augochlora pura isolate Apur16 chromosome 4, APUR_v2.2.1, whole genome shotgun sequence genome:
- the LOC144469198 gene encoding uncharacterized protein LOC144469198 isoform X9 produces MGSSQQFSLRWNNYLKHITCAFDTLRTEEDLVDVTLSCEGKRIRAHKMLLSACSTYFRDLFKENPCQHPVIIFRNVKFDDLAALVDFMYQGEVNVVQEQLASFLTTAELLAVQGLTDGTGKDNDSLVEDDLEIPNEPEIQLQNASSKSTDSKRNKSPSSPLPYHSVDLQPDAPPSKRRKCRENANTNAEKAASNALAAKDSDNKSSENQTSTGSDPVEIIPLMPNLKLEMPEYLVQDGSSCSYEDQSLGDSSLNKIGIEDTSSNTPDHDQKPDISQTFYSSSQPTSDSLDIKHQSADVGKKYNRHLLSKPGTSGERLTQEAVQERKPFIIAEQIKGELQLSMEIVGINSRLSEAGLHDIISSIYLFIYHRRVLPISLQRLYTIIIITVMIKVTKNKNNDYNYYIVVFTTQT; encoded by the exons ATGGGTTCGAGCCAACAGTTCTCTCTTAggtggaataattatttaaagcacATCACCTGTGCGTTCGACACATTAAGAACAGAGGAAGATTTGGTCGATGTAACGTTGAGCTGCGAGGGAAAGAGGATAAGGGCACATAAAATGCTTCTGTCCGCATGTAGTACATATTTCAGGGATTTGTTTAAG GAAAATCCATGTCAGCATCCAGTTATAATTTTCCGTAATGTAAAGTTCGACGATTTGGCAGCATTGGTCGATTTTATGTATCAAGGGGAGGTAAACGTGGTTCAAGAACAATTAGCTAGCTTTCTAACTACAGCAGAATTATTGGCGGTACAAGGTCTAACGGATGGCACGGGAAAAGATAACGACAGTTTAGTGGAG GATGACTTGGAAATTCCGAACGAGCCAGAAATTCAACTTCAGAACGCGTCTAGTAAATCGACGGACAGCAAAAGGAACAAGTCACCGTCGTCTCCTTTGCCTTATCACTCGGTCGATCTCCAACCAGACGCTCCGCCGAGTAAAAGACGAAAATGTCGAGAGAACGCGAACACGAACGCGGAAAAAGCGGCCAGCAACGCCTTGGCCGCGAAAGACTCCGATAACAAATCATCGGAGAATCAGACGTCGACCGGATCTGATCCGGTCGAAATAATTCCCCTTATGCCGAACTTGAAGCTGGAAATGCCTGAATATTTAGTACAAGACGGAAGTAGCTGTAGTTACGAGGATCAGAGTTTAGGAGACagttcgttaaataaaattggtatAGAAGACACGTCGTCCAACACACCTGACCACGACCAGAAGCCCGACATCAgtcaaacattttattcgagtagTCAACCTACTTCGGATAGTCTGGATATCAAACACCAATCAGCGGATGTCGGTAAGAAGTACAATA GACACCTACTTTCGAAACCTGGCACATCCGGGGAAAGACTAACGCAAGAAGCAGTGCAGG aAAGAAAACCGTTTATCATTGCTGAACAGATAAAAGGAGAGTTGCAATTGTCAATGGAGATTGTTGGAATAAACTCACGATTGTCTGAAGCTGGATTACATGATATTATATCgtcaatttatttgtttatttaccATCGACGAGTCCTCCCAATTTCTTTGCAAAGACTCtacacaattataataataacagtaatgataaaagtaacaaaaaataaaaacaatgattataattattatattgttgtgTTTACAACGCAAACGTAA
- the LOC144469198 gene encoding uncharacterized protein LOC144469198 isoform X4: MGSSQQFSLRWNNYLKHITCAFDTLRTEEDLVDVTLSCEGKRIRAHKMLLSACSTYFRDLFKENPCQHPVIIFRNVKFDDLAALVDFMYQGEVNVVQEQLASFLTTAELLAVQGLTDGTGKDNDSLVEDDLEIPNEPEIQLQNASSKSTDSKRNKSPSSPLPYHSVDLQPDAPPSKRRKCRENANTNAEKAASNALAAKDSDNKSSENQTSTGSDPVEIIPLMPNLKLEMPEYLVQDGSSCSYEDQSLGDSSLNKIGIEDTSSNTPDHDQKPDISQTFYSSSQPTSDSLDIKHQSADVGHLLSKPGTSGERLTQEAVQEQHDTTPIGNHRQQQPQHPCEEPQQDYPQQQQQQRDQQQQDHLQQLLQTRVAYERMRRRTKPLRDESGRWVCDVCGRAYSRGDSLAHHRSIHRGDTVCPICQVVFTRKYTMQCHMMNVHGVK, from the exons ATGGGTTCGAGCCAACAGTTCTCTCTTAggtggaataattatttaaagcacATCACCTGTGCGTTCGACACATTAAGAACAGAGGAAGATTTGGTCGATGTAACGTTGAGCTGCGAGGGAAAGAGGATAAGGGCACATAAAATGCTTCTGTCCGCATGTAGTACATATTTCAGGGATTTGTTTAAG GAAAATCCATGTCAGCATCCAGTTATAATTTTCCGTAATGTAAAGTTCGACGATTTGGCAGCATTGGTCGATTTTATGTATCAAGGGGAGGTAAACGTGGTTCAAGAACAATTAGCTAGCTTTCTAACTACAGCAGAATTATTGGCGGTACAAGGTCTAACGGATGGCACGGGAAAAGATAACGACAGTTTAGTGGAG GATGACTTGGAAATTCCGAACGAGCCAGAAATTCAACTTCAGAACGCGTCTAGTAAATCGACGGACAGCAAAAGGAACAAGTCACCGTCGTCTCCTTTGCCTTATCACTCGGTCGATCTCCAACCAGACGCTCCGCCGAGTAAAAGACGAAAATGTCGAGAGAACGCGAACACGAACGCGGAAAAAGCGGCCAGCAACGCCTTGGCCGCGAAAGACTCCGATAACAAATCATCGGAGAATCAGACGTCGACCGGATCTGATCCGGTCGAAATAATTCCCCTTATGCCGAACTTGAAGCTGGAAATGCCTGAATATTTAGTACAAGACGGAAGTAGCTGTAGTTACGAGGATCAGAGTTTAGGAGACagttcgttaaataaaattggtatAGAAGACACGTCGTCCAACACACCTGACCACGACCAGAAGCCCGACATCAgtcaaacattttattcgagtagTCAACCTACTTCGGATAGTCTGGATATCAAACACCAATCAGCGGATGTCG GACACCTACTTTCGAAACCTGGCACATCCGGGGAAAGACTAACGCAAGAAGCAGTGCAGG AACAGCACGATACCACGCCTATTGGGAATCATCGTCAACAGCAACCGCAGCATCCGTGCGAGGAACCGCAGCAAGATTACccgcaacaacaacaacaacaacgtgACCAGCAACAACAGGATCATCTACAGCAATTGCTACAGACGAGGGTCGCGTACGAAAGGATGAGGCGTAGGACCAAGCCGCTTCGCGACGAAAGCGGTCGCTGGGTGTGCGACGTCTGCGGTCGCGCGTACAGCCGCGGCGACTCCTTGGCCCACCACCGTAGCATACACAGGGGTGACACCGTCTGCCCGATCTGTCAAGTGGTCTTTACACGAAAGTACACGATGCAGTGCCACATGATGAACGTGCACGGCGTCAAGTAA
- the LOC144469198 gene encoding zinc finger and BTB domain-containing protein 6 isoform X1, producing MGSSQQFSLRWNNYLKHITCAFDTLRTEEDLVDVTLSCEGKRIRAHKMLLSACSTYFRDLFKENPCQHPVIIFRNVKFDDLAALVDFMYQGEVNVVQEQLASFLTTAELLAVQGLTDGTGKDNDSLVEDDLEIPNEPEIQLQNASSKSTDSKRNKSPSSPLPYHSVDLQPDAPPSKRRKCRENANTNAEKAASNALAAKDSDNKSSENQTSTGSDPVEIIPLMPNLKLEMPEYLVQDGSSCSYEDQSLGDSSLNKIGIEDTSSNTPDHDQKPDISQTFYSSSQPTSDSLDIKHQSADVGKKYNRHLLSKPGTSGERLTQEAVQDSRTVVIEQPSHSCKLCGKTFWNRDSMYKHMNMHKGTTQCPVCHKVLSRTTHMKRHLKNRHGWLGMGTTAAAAAAVANAAAAAAAASTGGNAAGTVSGTVAGSGAAAASGTAAATSNVNVNATGAAAAAASVVPVDASAATPAPLPLTPISVSSAAIARQNAGSPTDGLEPNATYTTIRIRESSVERITSSPIP from the exons ATGGGTTCGAGCCAACAGTTCTCTCTTAggtggaataattatttaaagcacATCACCTGTGCGTTCGACACATTAAGAACAGAGGAAGATTTGGTCGATGTAACGTTGAGCTGCGAGGGAAAGAGGATAAGGGCACATAAAATGCTTCTGTCCGCATGTAGTACATATTTCAGGGATTTGTTTAAG GAAAATCCATGTCAGCATCCAGTTATAATTTTCCGTAATGTAAAGTTCGACGATTTGGCAGCATTGGTCGATTTTATGTATCAAGGGGAGGTAAACGTGGTTCAAGAACAATTAGCTAGCTTTCTAACTACAGCAGAATTATTGGCGGTACAAGGTCTAACGGATGGCACGGGAAAAGATAACGACAGTTTAGTGGAG GATGACTTGGAAATTCCGAACGAGCCAGAAATTCAACTTCAGAACGCGTCTAGTAAATCGACGGACAGCAAAAGGAACAAGTCACCGTCGTCTCCTTTGCCTTATCACTCGGTCGATCTCCAACCAGACGCTCCGCCGAGTAAAAGACGAAAATGTCGAGAGAACGCGAACACGAACGCGGAAAAAGCGGCCAGCAACGCCTTGGCCGCGAAAGACTCCGATAACAAATCATCGGAGAATCAGACGTCGACCGGATCTGATCCGGTCGAAATAATTCCCCTTATGCCGAACTTGAAGCTGGAAATGCCTGAATATTTAGTACAAGACGGAAGTAGCTGTAGTTACGAGGATCAGAGTTTAGGAGACagttcgttaaataaaattggtatAGAAGACACGTCGTCCAACACACCTGACCACGACCAGAAGCCCGACATCAgtcaaacattttattcgagtagTCAACCTACTTCGGATAGTCTGGATATCAAACACCAATCAGCGGATGTCGGTAAGAAGTACAATA GACACCTACTTTCGAAACCTGGCACATCCGGGGAAAGACTAACGCAAGAAGCAGTGCAGG ATTCTCGTACGGTGGTCATCGAACAGCCGTCGCATTCGTGCAAACTCTGCGGTAAAACGTTTTGGAATCGGGACTCGATGTACAAACACATGAACATGCACAAAGGGACGACACAGTGCCCGGTCTGTCATAAAGTGCTGAGTCGCACGACCCATATGAAGAGACACTTAAAGAATCGGCACGGCTGGCTTGGGATGGGGACGAcagccgccgccgcagccgcagtcgcgaacgccgccgccgccgcagcaGCCGCATCCACCGGTGGGAACGCCGCGGGCACGGTGTCTGGGACGGTCGCGGGCTccggcgccgcggccgcgtccggcaccgccgccgcgacgaGCAACGTCAACGTGAACGCGACCGGCGCCGCAGCAGCCGCCGCGAGCGTCGTCCCCGTCGACGCGTCCGCCGCGACGCCCGCCCCGCTTCCGCTCACTCCCATATCCGTCTCCTCCGCGGCGATCGCCCGGCAGAACGCCGGTAGCCCCACCGACGGCCTCGAACCGAACGCCACGTACACAACTATACGCATTAGGGAGAGCAGCGTCGAACGAATCACCTCTAGTCCTATTCCTTAG
- the LOC144469198 gene encoding uncharacterized protein LOC144469198 isoform X5, with protein MGSSQQFSLRWNNYLKHITCAFDTLRTEEDLVDVTLSCEGKRIRAHKMLLSACSTYFRDLFKENPCQHPVIIFRNVKFDDLAALVDFMYQGEVNVVQEQLASFLTTAELLAVQGLTDGTGKDNDSLVEDDLEIPNEPEIQLQNASSKSTDSKRNKSPSSPLPYHSVDLQPDAPPSKRRKCRENANTNAEKAASNALAAKDSDNKSSENQTSTGSDPVEIIPLMPNLKLEMPEYLVQDGSSCSYEDQSLGDSSLNKIGIEDTSSNTPDHDQKPDISQTFYSSSQPTSDSLDIKHQSADVGKKYNRHLLSKPGTSGERLTQEAVQERAEDTAGGGGDGGGPGTADLFTDDDYGQSTDTELLFRCKICWKGFKHPMSLTLHKDLHTGQTRCPICQRIFSRSYDMKAHLLRIHKFSAFSITPRLNLRK; from the exons ATGGGTTCGAGCCAACAGTTCTCTCTTAggtggaataattatttaaagcacATCACCTGTGCGTTCGACACATTAAGAACAGAGGAAGATTTGGTCGATGTAACGTTGAGCTGCGAGGGAAAGAGGATAAGGGCACATAAAATGCTTCTGTCCGCATGTAGTACATATTTCAGGGATTTGTTTAAG GAAAATCCATGTCAGCATCCAGTTATAATTTTCCGTAATGTAAAGTTCGACGATTTGGCAGCATTGGTCGATTTTATGTATCAAGGGGAGGTAAACGTGGTTCAAGAACAATTAGCTAGCTTTCTAACTACAGCAGAATTATTGGCGGTACAAGGTCTAACGGATGGCACGGGAAAAGATAACGACAGTTTAGTGGAG GATGACTTGGAAATTCCGAACGAGCCAGAAATTCAACTTCAGAACGCGTCTAGTAAATCGACGGACAGCAAAAGGAACAAGTCACCGTCGTCTCCTTTGCCTTATCACTCGGTCGATCTCCAACCAGACGCTCCGCCGAGTAAAAGACGAAAATGTCGAGAGAACGCGAACACGAACGCGGAAAAAGCGGCCAGCAACGCCTTGGCCGCGAAAGACTCCGATAACAAATCATCGGAGAATCAGACGTCGACCGGATCTGATCCGGTCGAAATAATTCCCCTTATGCCGAACTTGAAGCTGGAAATGCCTGAATATTTAGTACAAGACGGAAGTAGCTGTAGTTACGAGGATCAGAGTTTAGGAGACagttcgttaaataaaattggtatAGAAGACACGTCGTCCAACACACCTGACCACGACCAGAAGCCCGACATCAgtcaaacattttattcgagtagTCAACCTACTTCGGATAGTCTGGATATCAAACACCAATCAGCGGATGTCGGTAAGAAGTACAATA GACACCTACTTTCGAAACCTGGCACATCCGGGGAAAGACTAACGCAAGAAGCAGTGCAGG AACGAGCAGAAGATACCGCCGGTGGCGGGGGTGATGGCGGCGGTCCTGGGACCGCGGACCTCTTTACGGACGATGACTACGGTCAGTCCACGGACACTGAATTGTTGTTCCGCTGTAAAATTTGTTGGAAGGGTTTCAAGCACCCGATGTCGTTGACACTGCACAAGGATTTGCACACGGGGCAAACCAGGTGTCCGATCTGCCAGCGCATCTTCAGTCGAAGTTACGACATGAAAGCGCACTTGCTGCGGATCCACAAGTTCAGCGCGTTCAGCATCACCCCGAGATTGAACCTTCGCaagtga
- the LOC144469198 gene encoding uncharacterized protein LOC144469198 isoform X6 — translation MGSSQQFSLRWNNYLKHITCAFDTLRTEEDLVDVTLSCEGKRIRAHKMLLSACSTYFRDLFKENPCQHPVIIFRNVKFDDLAALVDFMYQGEVNVVQEQLASFLTTAELLAVQGLTDGTGKDNDSLVEDDLEIPNEPEIQLQNASSKSTDSKRNKSPSSPLPYHSVDLQPDAPPSKRRKCRENANTNAEKAASNALAAKDSDNKSSENQTSTGSDPVEIIPLMPNLKLEMPEYLVQDGSSCSYEDQSLGDSSLNKIGIEDTSSNTPDHDQKPDISQTFYSSSQPTSDSLDIKHQSADVGHLLSKPGTSGERLTQEAVQERAEDTAGGGGDGGGPGTADLFTDDDYGQSTDTELLFRCKICWKGFKHPMSLTLHKDLHTGQTRCPICQRIFSRSYDMKAHLLRIHKFSAFSITPRLNLRK, via the exons ATGGGTTCGAGCCAACAGTTCTCTCTTAggtggaataattatttaaagcacATCACCTGTGCGTTCGACACATTAAGAACAGAGGAAGATTTGGTCGATGTAACGTTGAGCTGCGAGGGAAAGAGGATAAGGGCACATAAAATGCTTCTGTCCGCATGTAGTACATATTTCAGGGATTTGTTTAAG GAAAATCCATGTCAGCATCCAGTTATAATTTTCCGTAATGTAAAGTTCGACGATTTGGCAGCATTGGTCGATTTTATGTATCAAGGGGAGGTAAACGTGGTTCAAGAACAATTAGCTAGCTTTCTAACTACAGCAGAATTATTGGCGGTACAAGGTCTAACGGATGGCACGGGAAAAGATAACGACAGTTTAGTGGAG GATGACTTGGAAATTCCGAACGAGCCAGAAATTCAACTTCAGAACGCGTCTAGTAAATCGACGGACAGCAAAAGGAACAAGTCACCGTCGTCTCCTTTGCCTTATCACTCGGTCGATCTCCAACCAGACGCTCCGCCGAGTAAAAGACGAAAATGTCGAGAGAACGCGAACACGAACGCGGAAAAAGCGGCCAGCAACGCCTTGGCCGCGAAAGACTCCGATAACAAATCATCGGAGAATCAGACGTCGACCGGATCTGATCCGGTCGAAATAATTCCCCTTATGCCGAACTTGAAGCTGGAAATGCCTGAATATTTAGTACAAGACGGAAGTAGCTGTAGTTACGAGGATCAGAGTTTAGGAGACagttcgttaaataaaattggtatAGAAGACACGTCGTCCAACACACCTGACCACGACCAGAAGCCCGACATCAgtcaaacattttattcgagtagTCAACCTACTTCGGATAGTCTGGATATCAAACACCAATCAGCGGATGTCG GACACCTACTTTCGAAACCTGGCACATCCGGGGAAAGACTAACGCAAGAAGCAGTGCAGG AACGAGCAGAAGATACCGCCGGTGGCGGGGGTGATGGCGGCGGTCCTGGGACCGCGGACCTCTTTACGGACGATGACTACGGTCAGTCCACGGACACTGAATTGTTGTTCCGCTGTAAAATTTGTTGGAAGGGTTTCAAGCACCCGATGTCGTTGACACTGCACAAGGATTTGCACACGGGGCAAACCAGGTGTCCGATCTGCCAGCGCATCTTCAGTCGAAGTTACGACATGAAAGCGCACTTGCTGCGGATCCACAAGTTCAGCGCGTTCAGCATCACCCCGAGATTGAACCTTCGCaagtga
- the LOC144469198 gene encoding uncharacterized protein LOC144469198 isoform X12: MGSSQQFSLRWNNYLKHITCAFDTLRTEEDLVDVTLSCEGKRIRAHKMLLSACSTYFRDLFKENPCQHPVIIFRNVKFDDLAALVDFMYQGEVNVVQEQLASFLTTAELLAVQGLTDGTGKDNDSLVEDDLEIPNEPEIQLQNASSKSTDSKRNKSPSSPLPYHSVDLQPDAPPSKRRKCRENANTNAEKAASNALAAKDSDNKSSENQTSTGSDPVEIIPLMPNLKLEMPEYLVQDGSSCSYEDQSLGDSSLNKIGIEDTSSNTPDHDQKPDISQTFYSSSQPTSDSLDIKHQSADVGKKYNRHLLSKPGTSGERLTQEAVQGGITYVSGQPHSLSKANGHGKVCVHCKQRGMVTSRGKLRQTRFKCWPCNACLCRWPCFVDFHKMRAIPHIPPP, translated from the exons ATGGGTTCGAGCCAACAGTTCTCTCTTAggtggaataattatttaaagcacATCACCTGTGCGTTCGACACATTAAGAACAGAGGAAGATTTGGTCGATGTAACGTTGAGCTGCGAGGGAAAGAGGATAAGGGCACATAAAATGCTTCTGTCCGCATGTAGTACATATTTCAGGGATTTGTTTAAG GAAAATCCATGTCAGCATCCAGTTATAATTTTCCGTAATGTAAAGTTCGACGATTTGGCAGCATTGGTCGATTTTATGTATCAAGGGGAGGTAAACGTGGTTCAAGAACAATTAGCTAGCTTTCTAACTACAGCAGAATTATTGGCGGTACAAGGTCTAACGGATGGCACGGGAAAAGATAACGACAGTTTAGTGGAG GATGACTTGGAAATTCCGAACGAGCCAGAAATTCAACTTCAGAACGCGTCTAGTAAATCGACGGACAGCAAAAGGAACAAGTCACCGTCGTCTCCTTTGCCTTATCACTCGGTCGATCTCCAACCAGACGCTCCGCCGAGTAAAAGACGAAAATGTCGAGAGAACGCGAACACGAACGCGGAAAAAGCGGCCAGCAACGCCTTGGCCGCGAAAGACTCCGATAACAAATCATCGGAGAATCAGACGTCGACCGGATCTGATCCGGTCGAAATAATTCCCCTTATGCCGAACTTGAAGCTGGAAATGCCTGAATATTTAGTACAAGACGGAAGTAGCTGTAGTTACGAGGATCAGAGTTTAGGAGACagttcgttaaataaaattggtatAGAAGACACGTCGTCCAACACACCTGACCACGACCAGAAGCCCGACATCAgtcaaacattttattcgagtagTCAACCTACTTCGGATAGTCTGGATATCAAACACCAATCAGCGGATGTCGGTAAGAAGTACAATA GACACCTACTTTCGAAACCTGGCACATCCGGGGAAAGACTAACGCAAGAAGCAGTGCAGG GAGGGATTACGTACGTATCTGGTCAGCCGCATAGCCTCAGCAAAGCAAACGGCCACGGAAAAGTATGTGTACACTGCAAGCAGCGCGGAATGGTCACATCACGTGGAAAGCTCAGGCAGACGCGCTTCAAATGTTGGCCCTGCAATGCCTGTTTGTGCCGCTGGCCATGTTTCGTCGATTTCCATAAAATGCGCGCCATACCGCACATCCCGCCCCCATAG
- the LOC144469198 gene encoding uncharacterized protein LOC144469198 isoform X14: protein MGSSQQFSLRWNNYLKHITCAFDTLRTEEDLVDVTLSCEGKRIRAHKMLLSACSTYFRDLFKENPCQHPVIIFRNVKFDDLAALVDFMYQGEVNVVQEQLASFLTTAELLAVQGLTDGTGKDNDSLVEDDLEIPNEPEIQLQNASSKSTDSKRNKSPSSPLPYHSVDLQPDAPPSKRRKCRENANTNAEKAASNALAAKDSDNKSSENQTSTGSDPVEIIPLMPNLKLEMPEYLVQDGSSCSYEDQSLGDSSLNKIGIEDTSSNTPDHDQKPDISQTFYSSSQPTSDSLDIKHQSADVGHLLSKPGTSGERLTQEAVQGGITYVSGQPHSLSKANGHGKVCVHCKQRGMVTSRGKLRQTRFKCWPCNACLCRWPCFVDFHKMRAIPHIPPP from the exons ATGGGTTCGAGCCAACAGTTCTCTCTTAggtggaataattatttaaagcacATCACCTGTGCGTTCGACACATTAAGAACAGAGGAAGATTTGGTCGATGTAACGTTGAGCTGCGAGGGAAAGAGGATAAGGGCACATAAAATGCTTCTGTCCGCATGTAGTACATATTTCAGGGATTTGTTTAAG GAAAATCCATGTCAGCATCCAGTTATAATTTTCCGTAATGTAAAGTTCGACGATTTGGCAGCATTGGTCGATTTTATGTATCAAGGGGAGGTAAACGTGGTTCAAGAACAATTAGCTAGCTTTCTAACTACAGCAGAATTATTGGCGGTACAAGGTCTAACGGATGGCACGGGAAAAGATAACGACAGTTTAGTGGAG GATGACTTGGAAATTCCGAACGAGCCAGAAATTCAACTTCAGAACGCGTCTAGTAAATCGACGGACAGCAAAAGGAACAAGTCACCGTCGTCTCCTTTGCCTTATCACTCGGTCGATCTCCAACCAGACGCTCCGCCGAGTAAAAGACGAAAATGTCGAGAGAACGCGAACACGAACGCGGAAAAAGCGGCCAGCAACGCCTTGGCCGCGAAAGACTCCGATAACAAATCATCGGAGAATCAGACGTCGACCGGATCTGATCCGGTCGAAATAATTCCCCTTATGCCGAACTTGAAGCTGGAAATGCCTGAATATTTAGTACAAGACGGAAGTAGCTGTAGTTACGAGGATCAGAGTTTAGGAGACagttcgttaaataaaattggtatAGAAGACACGTCGTCCAACACACCTGACCACGACCAGAAGCCCGACATCAgtcaaacattttattcgagtagTCAACCTACTTCGGATAGTCTGGATATCAAACACCAATCAGCGGATGTCG GACACCTACTTTCGAAACCTGGCACATCCGGGGAAAGACTAACGCAAGAAGCAGTGCAGG GAGGGATTACGTACGTATCTGGTCAGCCGCATAGCCTCAGCAAAGCAAACGGCCACGGAAAAGTATGTGTACACTGCAAGCAGCGCGGAATGGTCACATCACGTGGAAAGCTCAGGCAGACGCGCTTCAAATGTTGGCCCTGCAATGCCTGTTTGTGCCGCTGGCCATGTTTCGTCGATTTCCATAAAATGCGCGCCATACCGCACATCCCGCCCCCATAG
- the LOC144469198 gene encoding uncharacterized protein LOC144469198 isoform X3 produces the protein MGSSQQFSLRWNNYLKHITCAFDTLRTEEDLVDVTLSCEGKRIRAHKMLLSACSTYFRDLFKENPCQHPVIIFRNVKFDDLAALVDFMYQGEVNVVQEQLASFLTTAELLAVQGLTDGTGKDNDSLVEDDLEIPNEPEIQLQNASSKSTDSKRNKSPSSPLPYHSVDLQPDAPPSKRRKCRENANTNAEKAASNALAAKDSDNKSSENQTSTGSDPVEIIPLMPNLKLEMPEYLVQDGSSCSYEDQSLGDSSLNKIGIEDTSSNTPDHDQKPDISQTFYSSSQPTSDSLDIKHQSADVGKKYNRHLLSKPGTSGERLTQEAVQEQHDTTPIGNHRQQQPQHPCEEPQQDYPQQQQQQRDQQQQDHLQQLLQTRVAYERMRRRTKPLRDESGRWVCDVCGRAYSRGDSLAHHRSIHRGDTVCPICQVVFTRKYTMQCHMMNVHGVK, from the exons ATGGGTTCGAGCCAACAGTTCTCTCTTAggtggaataattatttaaagcacATCACCTGTGCGTTCGACACATTAAGAACAGAGGAAGATTTGGTCGATGTAACGTTGAGCTGCGAGGGAAAGAGGATAAGGGCACATAAAATGCTTCTGTCCGCATGTAGTACATATTTCAGGGATTTGTTTAAG GAAAATCCATGTCAGCATCCAGTTATAATTTTCCGTAATGTAAAGTTCGACGATTTGGCAGCATTGGTCGATTTTATGTATCAAGGGGAGGTAAACGTGGTTCAAGAACAATTAGCTAGCTTTCTAACTACAGCAGAATTATTGGCGGTACAAGGTCTAACGGATGGCACGGGAAAAGATAACGACAGTTTAGTGGAG GATGACTTGGAAATTCCGAACGAGCCAGAAATTCAACTTCAGAACGCGTCTAGTAAATCGACGGACAGCAAAAGGAACAAGTCACCGTCGTCTCCTTTGCCTTATCACTCGGTCGATCTCCAACCAGACGCTCCGCCGAGTAAAAGACGAAAATGTCGAGAGAACGCGAACACGAACGCGGAAAAAGCGGCCAGCAACGCCTTGGCCGCGAAAGACTCCGATAACAAATCATCGGAGAATCAGACGTCGACCGGATCTGATCCGGTCGAAATAATTCCCCTTATGCCGAACTTGAAGCTGGAAATGCCTGAATATTTAGTACAAGACGGAAGTAGCTGTAGTTACGAGGATCAGAGTTTAGGAGACagttcgttaaataaaattggtatAGAAGACACGTCGTCCAACACACCTGACCACGACCAGAAGCCCGACATCAgtcaaacattttattcgagtagTCAACCTACTTCGGATAGTCTGGATATCAAACACCAATCAGCGGATGTCGGTAAGAAGTACAATA GACACCTACTTTCGAAACCTGGCACATCCGGGGAAAGACTAACGCAAGAAGCAGTGCAGG AACAGCACGATACCACGCCTATTGGGAATCATCGTCAACAGCAACCGCAGCATCCGTGCGAGGAACCGCAGCAAGATTACccgcaacaacaacaacaacaacgtgACCAGCAACAACAGGATCATCTACAGCAATTGCTACAGACGAGGGTCGCGTACGAAAGGATGAGGCGTAGGACCAAGCCGCTTCGCGACGAAAGCGGTCGCTGGGTGTGCGACGTCTGCGGTCGCGCGTACAGCCGCGGCGACTCCTTGGCCCACCACCGTAGCATACACAGGGGTGACACCGTCTGCCCGATCTGTCAAGTGGTCTTTACACGAAAGTACACGATGCAGTGCCACATGATGAACGTGCACGGCGTCAAGTAA